In Candidatus Dadabacteria bacterium, the DNA window ACGAAGTGAACAAGGCGCGTCTTCCCTATAACATAAATTCCTTTAGTCAGGATGTGCTGTCTTTTGCTCTTGAAAACCCCGGGGTTATCGAGCGGAAGATAGGCCTTATATTGAGCGAGAGAGAAAAGCTCCGCGGGGCACTCGAGCGGATTGAAGAGATTCATGTGTATCCGACAGACGCGAATTTTTTCCTGGTACAGGTTCCAGACGCAGATTTTCTTTTCGAAGAGCTTGTCAGAAACGATATTCTGGTTCGCCGTTTCAGTGGAGAAGGACGCCTTGCAGATTGCCTCAGGATTACGGTTGGAGCTAGAGAGGAAAACGACCGGCTCATAGAAGCCTTGGTCGGCATATTTTCTTCCTAAGTAGCTTTTCAGTGAGAAGTGTCCCGCTTACGGCGGTTCCATACACTTGTCAACATTTCTTTTCCGCGAAAAACGTCAAGTATAGCAAATATCCAAATTTCCACCAAAGATGTGATTTATTGCATTTGTAATATACAGTTTCTGTTGAATATTTTCTTTCAGTGGTGTATAATGCAATATCAATAATTCACATTTTTGGTGATTTATGGACGGTAATACTATACAACAAAGATCAATACCGCAAGGCAGGCGCAAACTCGCAACTGTCATCAGAGGGGCTGGTGACATTATTCGAATCGAAGATGTAGTCTCTGTTCTCCCGACAGGGCGGTCGGATGCCGCCAAGCTTCTTTCACGCTGGGCCGGCCAAGGCTGGTTAAGACGTATTGGGCCGGGTGCCTATGTTGCTGTGTCTCTTGATTCGCTTGAAAGCGAGCGGATTCTGGATGATCCTTGGATACTTGTACCGGTTCTTTATGCTCCTGGTTATATTGGTGGGTGGACTGCCGCGGAATACTGGGACCTCACCGAACAGTTGTTCCGCCAGATTCTTGTTATGACCACGAGAACAGTTCGTAAAAAGTATGAGATACGTGATGGAGCACAATTCATCGTGCGCCATATACAGGAACGAAAGTTTTTTGGTACTAAAGCGGTCTGGCGCGGTCGGTCTAAAGTTCTGATTTCTGATGTTCACCGTACGATCATTGACATGCTCGATGAACCATCCGTCGGCGGGGGGATTCAGCATGTGGCTGACTGTCTAGCTGTTTATCTGAGGAGTCCTGATCGAGATGATGAAATACTGATAGACTATGCGGAAGGGCTTGCTAATGGTGCGGTTTTCAAAAGGCTTGGTTTTCTGGCTGAAAAGTATCCTGACACCGGGGATTTGACCGAGACATGTCTGAAACACCTTACCAGTGGCAACGCCAAGGTTGACCCCGCGTTAGAGTGTCCTCGTCTGATCTCAAAATGGCGTCTTCGGATTCCGCTGAACTGGACAACAGGAGAAAGAAGTGATTAGCAAGCGCGAGATCATCGATGTAGCGACCATTAAGGGGCTCAATCCCCACATTGTAGAGAAGGACTATGTTCTTGGCTGGTTGCTGTGGGGAATATCTAATCATGAGATTTTAGGTGAAAGCTGGCTTTTTAAGGGCGGCACCTGCCTGAAAAAATGCTTTTTTGAGACCTACAGATTTTCCGAAGACCTCGATTTTACTCTTTCTGATGCCACGCATATCGATGACGGCTTTCTTAAAACCGTGTTTGGGGAAATATGCGAACACATCTATCAGCAGACCGGCATCGAACTTCCGTCGCATTCTCACAAGTTTGACATTTACCAAAACCCGCGTGGTGGCAAATCCTGCCAAGCCCGGATAGGGTATCAGGGCCCGGTGTCGCCGCGTGGCAGAAGCATGCCGAGGATCAAGTTTGACCTGACGGCCGATGAGTTCGTAGTGCTGAGCCCGGTTCGGTCTCAGGTTTATCATCCTTACAGCGATGCCCCGAACGGAGATATCATCATACGGTCATATGCATACGAAGAGGCGTTTGGCGAGAAGATAAGGGCCCTTGCTGAACGGGGGAGACCCCGTGACCTGTACGATGTTGTCAACTTATTTCGCAATGCCGATGCAAGGCCCGCTAGTACTGCCGTATTGATTGATGTGCTCCGCCAGAAATGCGAGTTCAAAAAAATCGATTTTCCTGTCCTCGCCCAACTTGAAATTCATCGGTCTATCCTACAAAACAGATGGGCGCAAATGCTGTCACACCAATTGCCTTTCTTGCCTCCGTTTGTGACATTTTGGAATGAGTTGCCAATCTTTTTTACATGGCTTGAAAGCGGTATCACACCGCAGATCCCACCTGCCTACACTGGAGAGGCGGGGGAGAGAGTAATACGCGAACGCACATTGCTTCTGCAGGTTTCTGCCAAGGTAAAGGCATGTATCGAGATTATCCGTTTCGCTGCTTCCAACCTGCTTTGCGTTGATCTGGACTATCGAGGAAATATAAGGCGTATTGAACCTTACTCGCTCCGTTTTAATGGAGAAGGCGGTATAATCCTTGGAGTTCACGATGTTGATAAAAACGAACGCGACGGCTATCTGGTCGATAATATTCAGGGAGTACAGATTACAGATCAGGTTTTTAATCCCCGTTTTGCAATTGAGCTGATGCCTGCAACTCAAATCACTGGTGTTCCCGCGGGAAACTCTTCATAAAAATACCATGGCCTCAAGCCACGGTTTAAACGAGCGACAAAGACAACGGACCTCTAGTCAGCATATTTTCTTCCTAAGTAGCTTTTCACCACGAAAAGAATTGTCGCCGCAAGTGCCAGCCACGCGAAGATGTCCCCAACCCTCGAGTAGAGAGTCTCAAGCGAGTCGATTAGAACCACCTCTCCCTCCAGATTTTCCGTAGTGAATATCCCCGTGCGGGCCTCTATCTTTCCTGTAGGAGATACGATCGCGCTTACGCCGCTGTTTGTTGATCTTACCAGGTAACGGCGCGTTTCAACTGCCCTTGGAATTGAGAGGAGCAGATGCTGGTAGGGAGCGATACTCCTTCCGAACCAAGCGTCGTTTGTGAGGTTAACGAGCAGGTTGGCTCCCATTTTCACGTAGTCACTCGAAATCTTCGCCACTATGTCCTCATAGCATATAAGGGACCCTATTCTCATGTTTTTTTCCGAAACCTCAAGCACT includes these proteins:
- a CDS encoding nucleotidyl transferase AbiEii/AbiGii toxin family protein; translation: MISKREIIDVATIKGLNPHIVEKDYVLGWLLWGISNHEILGESWLFKGGTCLKKCFFETYRFSEDLDFTLSDATHIDDGFLKTVFGEICEHIYQQTGIELPSHSHKFDIYQNPRGGKSCQARIGYQGPVSPRGRSMPRIKFDLTADEFVVLSPVRSQVYHPYSDAPNGDIIIRSYAYEEAFGEKIRALAERGRPRDLYDVVNLFRNADARPASTAVLIDVLRQKCEFKKIDFPVLAQLEIHRSILQNRWAQMLSHQLPFLPPFVTFWNELPIFFTWLESGITPQIPPAYTGEAGERVIRERTLLLQVSAKVKACIEIIRFAASNLLCVDLDYRGNIRRIEPYSLRFNGEGGIILGVHDVDKNERDGYLVDNIQGVQITDQVFNPRFAIELMPATQITGVPAGNSS